A genomic window from Acinetobacter lwoffii includes:
- the paaZ gene encoding phenylacetic acid degradation bifunctional protein PaaZ, whose protein sequence is MLELDSSSSTMDYQDTESTHNPIAIKSLASLVYGQEYTAQADLRTVYHAISGEAVYQVGSQGIDTQAVVKYAKQKGATIATWTFHQRANALKQVAQYLMERKEDFYELAKATGCTRKDAWIDIEGGIGTLYAYSSLVRRELSDETAWVEDAWIPLSKQGNFGAKHILSPKAGVAVHINAFNFPIWGMLEKIAPTLLAGVPCIVKPATEGAELTHAVVKAIHESGFLPEGSLQLICGQIYDLFDHLNPQDTVTFTGSASTGQKLRSHPHLNAYSIPFTMEADSVNSAILTEQANDESIDLFVREVFREMTSKAGQKCTAIRRAFIPAELLDTVQSRLIEKLKKVVVGDPAQEGVTMGALASVKQKYDVAAKVEQLSQDAEIVFGSHLRQDFKIQVQNAEKSACYPPTVLVCKVPAQAENIHKIEAFGPVVTLMPYTDLAQLADLVARGEGSLVASIVRNTDENIEQLLSKISPWHGRVHILDAESAKESTGHGSPLPLLVHGGPGRAGGGEELGGLRAVKHYMQRTAIQGSPNAMTQVGHSWTAGAQVFEDRVHPFKKSFDELRIGERLLTARRSVTEADLVNFGCLSGDHFYAHMDKIAAAESLFGERVAHGYFVVSAAAGLFVDAAQGPVIANYGMDNLRFVEPVKIGDTIQVELTCKQKTPKALRDPAQKPHGVVVWDIKVKNQRDELVATYDILTLVERG, encoded by the coding sequence ATGTTAGAGTTAGACAGCAGCTCAAGCACAATGGATTATCAAGATACTGAATCAACTCATAATCCTATTGCCATCAAAAGCTTAGCTTCACTGGTGTACGGCCAAGAATACACAGCGCAAGCCGATTTACGTACGGTTTATCATGCCATTAGCGGTGAGGCGGTTTATCAAGTTGGCAGTCAGGGCATCGATACCCAAGCCGTGGTGAAGTATGCCAAACAAAAAGGTGCGACTATTGCCACATGGACGTTTCATCAACGTGCCAATGCACTGAAGCAAGTGGCACAGTATTTGATGGAACGCAAAGAAGACTTTTATGAACTTGCCAAGGCAACCGGCTGTACCCGTAAAGATGCCTGGATTGATATTGAAGGCGGGATTGGGACCTTATATGCCTATTCGAGTTTGGTGCGTCGCGAACTGAGTGATGAAACCGCATGGGTTGAAGATGCATGGATTCCGCTATCCAAGCAAGGCAACTTTGGCGCCAAACATATACTGAGTCCTAAAGCCGGTGTCGCAGTGCATATCAATGCCTTTAACTTCCCGATCTGGGGCATGCTGGAGAAAATCGCACCGACGCTACTAGCAGGCGTACCCTGTATTGTCAAACCGGCAACAGAAGGTGCCGAGCTGACCCACGCCGTGGTCAAAGCTATTCATGAAAGCGGCTTTTTACCAGAAGGTTCACTTCAGCTGATTTGCGGTCAGATTTATGATTTATTTGATCATTTAAATCCTCAAGATACGGTCACCTTTACCGGTTCAGCATCAACAGGACAAAAACTCCGTTCTCATCCGCACCTCAATGCCTACTCTATTCCATTCACGATGGAGGCAGATTCAGTCAACAGCGCGATTTTGACTGAACAAGCCAATGACGAAAGCATTGATTTATTTGTCCGTGAAGTCTTCCGTGAAATGACCTCTAAAGCCGGACAAAAATGTACCGCAATTCGTCGTGCATTCATTCCGGCTGAACTTTTGGACACCGTACAGAGTCGCCTAATTGAAAAACTGAAAAAAGTCGTTGTGGGTGATCCGGCTCAGGAAGGCGTGACGATGGGTGCTTTGGCCAGCGTCAAACAGAAATATGATGTCGCGGCAAAAGTTGAACAGCTCAGCCAGGATGCAGAGATCGTATTCGGTAGCCACTTGCGTCAGGACTTTAAGATTCAAGTACAAAACGCTGAAAAGTCTGCATGCTATCCACCGACAGTTTTGGTATGCAAAGTGCCAGCTCAGGCAGAAAATATCCATAAGATTGAAGCCTTTGGACCTGTAGTGACTTTAATGCCATATACTGACCTGGCTCAACTTGCTGACCTGGTGGCACGTGGCGAAGGTAGTCTGGTGGCATCCATCGTACGCAATACCGATGAAAATATTGAACAACTGCTCAGCAAAATTTCGCCATGGCATGGTCGTGTACACATTCTGGATGCTGAAAGTGCCAAAGAAAGTACCGGACATGGTTCGCCATTGCCCTTACTGGTGCATGGTGGGCCAGGACGTGCCGGTGGTGGTGAAGAACTCGGTGGCTTGCGCGCAGTCAAACATTATATGCAACGTACTGCGATTCAAGGCTCGCCAAATGCCATGACCCAAGTCGGCCATAGCTGGACTGCCGGAGCTCAGGTCTTTGAAGACCGAGTGCATCCTTTTAAAAAATCATTTGATGAATTGCGTATCGGTGAACGTTTACTGACTGCACGACGTAGCGTGACCGAAGCAGATCTGGTGAATTTCGGCTGCCTGAGCGGTGATCATTTCTATGCGCATATGGACAAGATTGCTGCAGCAGAATCGCTGTTTGGTGAGCGTGTTGCCCATGGCTATTTCGTGGTGTCTGCTGCGGCCGGTTTATTCGTTGATGCCGCTCAGGGTCCAGTCATTGCCAACTATGGCATGGACAACTTACGCTTTGTGGAGCCAGTAAAAATTGGCGACACCATTCAGGTAGAACTGACCTGTAAGCAGAAAACTCCAAAAGCACTGCGCGATCCGGCACAGAAGCCACATGGTGTGGTGGTCTGGGATATTAAAGTGAAAAACCAGCGCGATGAACTGGTTGCAACCTATGATATTTTAACCCTGGTTGAACGTGGCTAA
- a CDS encoding spinster family MFS transporter — translation MMNDKSLNLEMVERTIQPPNQSFEPTPAESAVPLSEQIEPPPESSTYQWYVVVICMGAYILSFVDRQILSLMIEPIKADLMLSDTQFSLLQGLAFSLFYAIMGLPIAALADQKSRIKIIATGIAFWSLATAACGLSKNFIQMFIARLSVGAGEAALSPAFYSIVADLFPKDKLGRALGVYAIGAFIGSGLAFLIGGYVIGLLKDVSFVALPLIGEVKTWQLTFMIVGLPGVLLALLMVLTVREPARKGMKVGQDGQVIKASFKNSIGFIKTHKKTFFCHFIGFSFYTMMLYSLLGWAPAYYMRNFGLDASQTGYILGTIILVANTSGALFCGWLIDFFSKRGYSDAAIRTGAIGCAALIIPSVLFTQVDNMQLSFALIFVAMFFSTFPIPASAAATQMLTPNQLRAQVSAKFLLVSNLIALGVGTTAVALITDKYFQNTLMVGNSISIVNAIAGLIGFFLLYKGCQYYRESMKVEKLAD, via the coding sequence ATGATGAATGATAAATCGCTGAACCTAGAAATGGTTGAAAGGACGATTCAACCGCCAAATCAAAGTTTTGAGCCTACACCAGCAGAATCGGCCGTGCCGCTGTCTGAACAGATTGAACCGCCACCGGAAAGCAGCACCTACCAATGGTATGTGGTGGTCATTTGTATGGGGGCTTACATTCTGTCATTTGTAGACCGTCAAATTTTATCGCTCATGATTGAACCGATTAAAGCCGATTTAATGCTGAGCGACACCCAGTTCAGCCTATTACAAGGTCTGGCCTTCTCCTTGTTTTATGCCATTATGGGCCTGCCCATTGCCGCACTGGCGGATCAAAAGTCCCGGATTAAAATCATTGCGACCGGGATTGCTTTCTGGAGTCTTGCCACAGCAGCCTGCGGCCTCAGTAAAAACTTTATTCAAATGTTTATTGCACGTCTGAGTGTGGGTGCCGGCGAAGCTGCGCTTTCCCCTGCCTTTTATTCGATCGTTGCCGATTTATTTCCGAAAGATAAATTAGGTCGTGCACTCGGGGTATATGCCATTGGTGCCTTTATTGGTTCGGGCTTAGCTTTCCTGATTGGCGGCTATGTGATTGGCCTGCTCAAAGATGTCAGCTTCGTGGCTTTACCGCTTATTGGTGAAGTAAAAACCTGGCAACTCACCTTTATGATTGTCGGTCTACCGGGCGTATTGCTGGCCCTACTCATGGTGCTGACGGTGCGTGAACCTGCACGTAAGGGTATGAAAGTCGGTCAGGATGGCCAGGTCATTAAAGCATCTTTCAAAAACTCGATCGGTTTTATCAAGACACATAAAAAGACCTTTTTCTGTCATTTTATTGGCTTTTCTTTTTACACCATGATGCTGTATTCGCTGCTAGGCTGGGCACCTGCCTATTACATGCGTAATTTCGGTCTGGATGCGAGTCAAACCGGTTATATCCTCGGTACGATTATTCTAGTCGCGAATACTTCAGGTGCCTTGTTCTGTGGCTGGCTGATCGACTTTTTCTCGAAACGTGGCTATAGCGATGCTGCAATTCGTACCGGTGCCATTGGCTGTGCGGCGCTGATTATTCCGAGTGTGCTGTTTACTCAGGTCGATAATATGCAGCTTTCATTTGCGCTGATTTTTGTGGCGATGTTCTTCTCCACTTTCCCGATTCCTGCATCGGCTGCTGCTACGCAAATGCTGACACCAAACCAGCTACGCGCACAAGTATCTGCCAAGTTCCTGCTGGTTTCAAACCTGATTGCCTTAGGCGTCGGAACCACCGCTGTGGCGTTAATTACGGATAAATACTTCCAGAACACCCTGATGGTCGGCAACTCGATCTCGATCGTCAATGCGATTGCCGGATTGATTGGCTTCTTCCTGTTGTACAAGGGCTGCCAGTATTATCGTGAAAGTATGAAAGTCGAGAAACTGGCTGACTAA
- a CDS encoding tRNA-dihydrouridine synthase, translating into MKLVLAPMEGLTDPIMRDVLTSVGSFDWCVTEFIRVTDSLLPDHIYHTYCPELLNDGKTAAGTPVHVQFLGNNPEMLAANAAKVAAMGAPAIDMNFGCPAKTVNRHRGGSVLLDEPEVVHELVKAVRDAVPAHIPVSAKMRLGYMDRNFMLENAHAIEDAGAAWVTVHARTKADGYTPPAFWDQLQPIREALKINVIANGEIWNNADAKQCRLESGCEDLMIGRGAVTTPDLTQCIRQNSDAPLMKWNELLQLQIRFINGPAKTEIGMVGRYKQWLGMMSKHYPEAKALWDEVKRIKVLAEITEKLKASNI; encoded by the coding sequence TTGAAACTTGTGCTTGCTCCCATGGAAGGCTTAACCGATCCGATTATGCGTGATGTGCTGACATCCGTAGGTAGCTTTGACTGGTGTGTGACCGAGTTTATCCGTGTCACCGATTCCCTTCTGCCCGATCATATTTATCATACTTACTGCCCGGAACTGTTGAATGATGGCAAGACGGCGGCAGGTACACCGGTACATGTCCAATTCTTAGGAAATAATCCGGAGATGCTAGCAGCGAATGCCGCCAAAGTGGCAGCCATGGGCGCACCGGCAATTGACATGAATTTTGGCTGTCCGGCCAAAACCGTGAACCGTCATCGTGGTGGTTCAGTCCTGCTCGATGAACCCGAAGTCGTGCATGAGCTGGTTAAAGCCGTGCGTGATGCAGTGCCTGCGCATATTCCGGTTTCCGCCAAAATGCGTCTGGGTTATATGGACCGTAATTTCATGCTGGAAAATGCCCATGCCATTGAAGATGCAGGAGCAGCATGGGTTACCGTTCATGCACGCACCAAAGCCGATGGCTATACTCCACCCGCTTTTTGGGACCAGCTACAACCGATTCGTGAAGCACTCAAGATCAATGTGATAGCCAATGGTGAAATCTGGAACAATGCCGATGCCAAACAGTGCCGACTAGAATCTGGCTGCGAAGACCTGATGATTGGCCGTGGTGCAGTGACCACACCCGACCTGACTCAATGTATCCGTCAAAACTCGGATGCACCTTTGATGAAATGGAATGAACTGCTACAACTGCAAATTCGTTTTATCAACGGCCCAGCCAAAACTGAGATCGGGATGGTCGGTCGTTACAAGCAATGGCTCGGCATGATGTCGAAACATTATCCTGAAGCCAAAGCATTATGGGATGAAGTAAAACGGATTAAAGTTCTGGCCGAGATTACCGAAAAACTGAAAGCTTCAAATATTTAA
- a CDS encoding nuclease-related domain-containing protein: MEHSTIQLLSPLWSSLGWILLLFFGVMIFKLFKPFLKGKLGEFAVAAHVKLYLKDPQYILLNDLTLPDGTGATTQIDHLLLSPYGIFVIETKNYKGWIFGNERQKTWTQKIYKHSYKFQNPIHQNYKHIKVLEQLLADIVEPDLLHSVIVFMPDAVFKTPMPNHVFRGAGWTDYVKSFDQQMISETKLKWIQLRLEKEVLEKSWKTNREHVENLKHLKQS; encoded by the coding sequence ATGGAACATTCTACCATACAGCTATTAAGTCCACTCTGGTCCAGTTTAGGGTGGATTCTTCTGCTTTTCTTTGGCGTGATGATTTTTAAATTATTCAAGCCATTTTTAAAAGGGAAATTAGGAGAATTTGCGGTTGCTGCCCATGTCAAACTGTATTTAAAAGATCCTCAATATATTCTGCTCAATGATTTGACTCTTCCAGACGGGACAGGTGCGACCACGCAAATTGATCATCTGTTATTAAGTCCTTACGGAATATTTGTGATTGAGACCAAAAACTATAAAGGCTGGATATTTGGAAACGAGCGACAAAAAACCTGGACCCAGAAAATCTATAAACACAGTTATAAATTTCAGAATCCGATTCATCAAAACTATAAGCACATCAAAGTATTGGAGCAGCTACTGGCAGATATTGTGGAACCAGATCTTTTGCATTCTGTGATTGTATTTATGCCAGATGCCGTGTTTAAAACGCCGATGCCAAATCATGTATTTCGGGGGGCGGGCTGGACCGACTATGTGAAAAGTTTTGATCAACAGATGATTTCTGAAACGAAATTAAAATGGATACAACTGCGGCTAGAAAAAGAAGTTTTAGAAAAATCTTGGAAAACTAATCGGGAGCATGTAGAAAATTTAAAGCATCTTAAGCAGTCATAA
- a CDS encoding methylated-DNA--[protein]-cysteine S-methyltransferase — MNLSYIYMDSPVGQLQLVANETALVAVLWDCEQPNRVKLATLVEDPQHPVLIETRRQLQEYFAGQRNVFDLPLDFAGTDFQKKVWQALLNIPYGQTRSYRDIAEQVGNIKAVRAVGAANGKNPISIIAPCHRVIGRSGKLVGFAGGLDKKEILLNIERTH, encoded by the coding sequence ATGAACTTAAGTTATATCTATATGGATTCTCCCGTAGGTCAGCTACAACTGGTCGCGAATGAAACCGCGCTGGTGGCCGTGCTTTGGGACTGTGAACAGCCGAATCGGGTGAAACTGGCGACTTTGGTTGAAGATCCGCAGCATCCGGTATTGATTGAAACCAGACGTCAGCTTCAGGAATATTTTGCCGGTCAGCGCAATGTTTTTGACCTGCCTTTGGACTTTGCAGGTACCGATTTTCAGAAAAAAGTCTGGCAGGCGCTACTGAATATTCCCTACGGACAAACGCGAAGCTATCGCGACATTGCTGAACAGGTGGGTAATATCAAGGCAGTACGCGCCGTGGGTGCAGCCAATGGCAAAAACCCGATTTCGATTATTGCACCCTGTCATCGGGTGATTGGTCGCAGTGGCAAGCTGGTAGGATTTGCCGGTGGTTTGGATAAAAAAGAAATCCTGTTAAATATTGAGCGAACGCATTAA
- a CDS encoding DMT family transporter: MAWIVLILAGIFEIVWAYSMKLSEGFTRLTPSIITIVFMVLSFALLAYAMRTLPLGTAYTIWTGIGAVGSFLIGIWVLGEPATALRMLAAVLIISGLVLMKVSSS; the protein is encoded by the coding sequence ATGGCCTGGATAGTACTTATTCTTGCGGGTATTTTTGAAATCGTGTGGGCATATTCGATGAAGCTGTCCGAAGGATTTACTCGTTTAACCCCCAGTATCATTACTATTGTTTTCATGGTACTGAGTTTTGCTTTGCTGGCTTATGCGATGCGTACTTTGCCACTAGGTACAGCCTATACGATCTGGACCGGGATTGGTGCAGTGGGTTCATTTCTCATTGGTATTTGGGTTTTGGGTGAACCCGCTACAGCGTTGCGTATGCTGGCTGCCGTACTCATCATTTCCGGTCTGGTGCTGATGAAAGTATCCTCTTCATAA
- the rpe gene encoding ribulose-phosphate 3-epimerase: MSKPYLIAPSILSADFARLGEEVENVLEAGADVVHFDVMDNHYVPNLTFGAGVCKALKNYGIKAPIDVHLMVKPVDRMIGDFLEAGADIITFHPEASDHIDRSLQLIKSGGAKAGLVFNPATPLHYLDYVLDKVDQILLMSVNPGFGGQKFIPMTLDKLRQARKLIDASGRDIRLEVDGGVTPSNIREIAEAGADMFVAGSAIFGKPDYKAVIDEMRAELARVGQVQL, from the coding sequence ATGTCCAAGCCTTATTTAATTGCCCCTTCTATTTTATCTGCTGACTTTGCCCGTTTAGGTGAAGAAGTCGAGAACGTGTTGGAAGCAGGTGCAGACGTTGTCCATTTTGATGTCATGGATAACCATTATGTGCCGAACCTGACTTTTGGTGCGGGTGTTTGCAAGGCCTTGAAAAATTATGGGATTAAGGCGCCAATTGATGTGCATTTGATGGTTAAGCCGGTAGATCGCATGATCGGAGATTTCCTTGAAGCGGGTGCTGATATCATTACTTTCCATCCGGAAGCGTCTGATCATATTGACCGTTCTTTACAGTTGATCAAATCAGGTGGCGCCAAAGCGGGTCTAGTATTTAACCCAGCAACGCCACTGCATTATCTGGATTATGTACTGGATAAAGTCGATCAAATTCTGCTCATGAGTGTGAACCCGGGCTTTGGTGGACAGAAATTTATTCCAATGACTTTGGATAAATTGCGTCAGGCACGCAAACTGATCGATGCTTCAGGTCGTGATATTCGTCTGGAAGTTGATGGCGGTGTTACGCCAAGCAATATTCGTGAAATTGCCGAAGCGGGTGCCGATATGTTTGTAGCTGGTTCAGCTATTTTTGGTAAGCCGGATTATAAAGCTGTGATTGATGAAATGCGTGCGGAATTAGCGAGAGTAGGGCAGGTTCAACTGTAA
- a CDS encoding DUF2218 domain-containing protein, with protein MKSIAHIQTQQAARIAKRLANHWKHKFNIDETEQNFLIHFPNAEVILAPEQDHLTVTIQSNDESTDLNKLENVVLDHLIRMGQEHLTADWQR; from the coding sequence ATGAAAAGTATTGCCCATATCCAGACGCAACAAGCAGCACGAATTGCCAAACGCCTGGCCAATCACTGGAAACATAAATTTAATATTGATGAAACCGAACAAAATTTCCTGATTCATTTTCCAAATGCTGAAGTGATATTGGCTCCTGAACAGGATCATCTAACCGTAACGATTCAAAGTAATGATGAATCCACTGACCTGAATAAACTTGAAAATGTAGTACTGGATCATCTGATCCGTATGGGACAGGAACATCTGACTGCCGACTGGCAAAGATAG
- a CDS encoding M48 family metalloprotease, whose amino-acid sequence MIFNLGAAGIFALVTGDLSDVVTASVVVLTDAGYSQAIELDADDYAMQHLHQQQISSIHLSNFLQRVENARILAEESQTLKMKNFTLNIDGKDRHLTETELKWIRLIGKFKKYLESHLELDKRIERIHAFNEQANHRI is encoded by the coding sequence GTGATTTTTAATCTGGGTGCGGCAGGAATTTTTGCCTTGGTAACTGGAGATTTAAGTGATGTGGTCACCGCATCTGTAGTCGTGTTGACCGATGCCGGATATTCGCAGGCGATTGAACTGGATGCCGATGACTATGCCATGCAGCATTTGCATCAACAGCAGATTTCCAGTATTCACTTGTCTAACTTTTTGCAGCGGGTGGAAAATGCCAGAATACTGGCAGAGGAATCGCAAACCTTAAAAATGAAAAATTTCACTCTCAATATTGATGGAAAAGACCGGCACCTGACAGAAACCGAACTGAAATGGATTCGCCTAATCGGGAAGTTTAAAAAATATCTGGAATCACATCTCGAACTGGATAAAAGAATTGAGCGTATTCATGCCTTTAATGAACAGGCGAATCATCGTATTTAG
- a CDS encoding M48 family metallopeptidase yields the protein MKRPVEVKFYDGILAEARRAWIVPDQQQGIALKLDEDIPAQVSAADFYFAYPDMAYIGGVGGRKPIIELPEERRIEFLSKVPHWLRIKHKDIYHAIWEFERSPILIFFSMIIVISAVIVILKWGIPYSAKQLAKLLPEQTLVEVGNRTEQQLIAQTQPSTLPAEQQTRLKTLYEQKIAVGKPAKIIFRQGGSSMGMNAAAIPNNSIIVTDELVKISGTDEEVLAVLAHEQGHLVQKHSM from the coding sequence ATGAAACGACCTGTCGAAGTTAAGTTTTATGATGGAATTCTCGCTGAAGCCCGTCGTGCCTGGATTGTACCGGATCAGCAACAAGGGATTGCCCTGAAACTTGATGAGGATATTCCAGCACAAGTTAGCGCTGCAGATTTTTATTTTGCTTATCCGGACATGGCTTATATTGGGGGTGTCGGTGGTCGTAAACCGATTATTGAGTTACCTGAAGAACGTCGGATTGAGTTTTTAAGCAAAGTGCCGCATTGGCTCAGAATTAAACATAAAGATATTTATCATGCGATCTGGGAGTTTGAACGTTCACCGATCCTGATTTTCTTTTCCATGATCATCGTGATCAGTGCAGTGATTGTTATTTTAAAATGGGGGATTCCTTATAGCGCCAAACAGCTGGCAAAACTCCTTCCGGAGCAGACTCTGGTTGAAGTAGGCAACCGGACAGAGCAGCAGTTAATTGCCCAGACCCAGCCAAGTACACTCCCGGCAGAACAACAGACGCGATTAAAAACTTTGTATGAACAAAAGATTGCTGTAGGAAAACCTGCAAAAATTATTTTCCGTCAAGGTGGATCAAGCATGGGCATGAATGCCGCAGCCATCCCGAATAACAGCATTATTGTGACTGATGAACTGGTGAAAATCAGCGGCACCGATGAAGAAGTCCTTGCAGTACTGGCCCACGAACAAGGCCATCTGGTACAAAAACATAGCATGTAA
- a CDS encoding YjgN family protein, whose amino-acid sequence MGSSCSRQQTADGIRVSEPLFPAASSFSTEATPSVRPKYQRYGFRFHGSASEYFGIWMVNLMLTIITLTLYSPWAKARRMRYFYGNTQLLKHRFDFVAMPSRILLGRLFALELYLVTVVLTNYSILANSSLLMVAALCLPWLIRMTLKFKARNSKYGNVRFYFNGSNREAYRVLFLAILINIFTLLLFSPVMIWLYKRYYFNHLSIGQLQFKLNINWSKFMSAVYLPLSLCLLVGIGWLAAVVYWVDRIGTNLFSLGLLLSYLLCLALVWPIIYARLYIITWNHVELGQSYFKTRVSTWRYSWIVLSNWMVRVLSLGLMTPWAAIRLYEYQLKHLELYVAEDESNLEHILQPDPSALADEILDVFDFDASL is encoded by the coding sequence TTGGGGTCGTCATGCAGCAGACAGCAGACAGCAGACGGTATTCGTGTCAGTGAGCCATTATTTCCAGCTGCTTCAAGTTTTTCGACTGAAGCCACGCCTTCAGTCCGCCCCAAATATCAGCGTTATGGATTCAGATTTCATGGCAGTGCATCCGAATATTTTGGTATCTGGATGGTGAATCTGATGTTAACCATTATTACGCTTACTTTGTATAGCCCTTGGGCAAAGGCACGCCGTATGCGTTATTTCTACGGTAATACCCAATTGTTAAAACATCGCTTTGACTTTGTGGCCATGCCGAGCCGGATCCTGCTGGGTCGTCTGTTTGCACTGGAACTATATCTGGTTACCGTCGTGCTGACCAACTATTCAATCCTTGCTAACAGCTCTTTATTGATGGTCGCTGCACTGTGTCTGCCCTGGCTCATTCGGATGACCCTGAAATTCAAGGCCCGAAATAGCAAATATGGCAATGTGCGTTTTTATTTTAATGGCAGCAACCGCGAGGCTTATAGGGTCTTATTTCTGGCCATCCTGATCAATATCTTTACTTTGCTATTGTTTAGTCCGGTGATGATCTGGCTCTACAAACGCTATTACTTTAATCATTTATCGATTGGTCAGTTGCAATTCAAGTTGAATATTAACTGGTCCAAGTTTATGTCTGCCGTTTATCTGCCCTTGAGTCTTTGCCTGCTGGTTGGTATTGGCTGGCTTGCAGCAGTAGTGTACTGGGTGGACCGGATTGGAACCAATTTGTTTAGCCTAGGTTTACTGCTTAGCTATCTGCTTTGCCTGGCGCTGGTCTGGCCGATTATTTATGCACGTTTATACATCATTACCTGGAATCATGTGGAGCTTGGTCAAAGTTACTTCAAAACACGGGTAAGCACCTGGCGTTATAGCTGGATTGTACTGAGCAACTGGATGGTACGTGTTCTTAGTCTGGGCTTAATGACGCCTTGGGCTGCCATCCGTTTATATGAATATCAGTTAAAACACTTAGAACTATATGTGGCAGAAGATGAATCTAATCTTGAGCATATCTTGCAACCTGACCCGAGTGCTTTGGCCGATGAAATCCTGGACGTATTTGATTTCGATGCGTCGCTATAG
- the fghA gene encoding S-formylglutathione hydrolase — translation MELIQNNRSFEGEQRIYRFDSRYLKTPTKFGIFLPPQALEGHSCPALFYLAGLTCTEETFAIKAHAQRLAAQLGLILITPDTSPRGESVAEGDNWDIGQGAGFYINATQAPWAEHYQMESFIVDELYALVTEEFVIHPGKIGIFGHSMGGHGALTLAYKYPEKFKSVSAFAPICAPSQCPWGDKAFSNYLGTEKEEWLKHDATALVQEKGALFSDILIDQGFSDQFYSQLNPALFQQACDAVNQPLTLREHQGYDHGYYFIQSFVDDHLQFHAVQLNP, via the coding sequence ATGGAACTTATACAGAACAATAGAAGCTTTGAAGGTGAACAGCGGATTTATCGTTTTGATTCACGCTATCTTAAAACACCGACTAAATTTGGCATTTTTCTGCCGCCTCAAGCTTTAGAAGGTCACAGCTGTCCGGCATTATTCTATCTGGCAGGTTTGACCTGTACCGAAGAAACCTTTGCCATCAAGGCGCATGCACAGCGTTTGGCGGCGCAACTTGGCTTGATTCTGATTACACCAGATACCTCACCACGTGGTGAAAGCGTGGCAGAAGGCGACAACTGGGATATCGGTCAGGGTGCAGGTTTTTATATTAATGCCACTCAGGCACCATGGGCTGAACATTATCAGATGGAAAGCTTTATTGTCGATGAGCTTTATGCACTGGTCACTGAGGAGTTCGTGATTCATCCCGGCAAGATCGGCATCTTCGGCCACTCTATGGGCGGTCATGGCGCATTGACCTTGGCATATAAATATCCAGAAAAATTTAAATCTGTTTCAGCCTTTGCACCGATTTGTGCACCGAGTCAGTGTCCTTGGGGTGACAAGGCATTCTCGAATTATCTGGGTACTGAGAAAGAGGAATGGCTGAAACATGATGCGACCGCTTTGGTTCAAGAAAAGGGCGCATTATTTAGCGATATCCTGATTGATCAGGGTTTTTCGGATCAGTTCTATAGTCAGCTTAATCCAGCCTTGTTTCAGCAAGCTTGTGATGCCGTCAACCAGCCGCTAACTTTGCGTGAACATCAGGGCTATGATCATGGTTATTACTTTATTCAAAGTTTCGTAGATGACCATTTGCAATTCCATGCCGTGCAGTTAAATCCTTAA